The Branchiostoma floridae strain S238N-H82 chromosome 8, Bfl_VNyyK, whole genome shotgun sequence genome has a segment encoding these proteins:
- the LOC118420894 gene encoding phosphotriesterase-related protein-like isoform X2: MHGRARLHNKNLRYNFLENLNFHGEENHMVEELNFFRQNGGSSIVECTTLGISRDVGKLKKISMATGVNVVCGTGYYTANTHPSNMDSLTQEQLVSTMVNDITRGADGTDVRCGVIGEIGCSWPITDNERKVLQAAAIAQSETGCPVIIHPGTHTDSPAEIIRILQEAGGDVGATVMSHLDCTFFETEDVLEFASLGSYLEWDFFGVEVSHCQWADIDMPNDAMRIKMIRQVLEEGHADKVVISHDVDTKHRLMHYGGHGYSHILLNVVPMMLNRGISQEDINKILVENPKQWLVFK, translated from the exons ATGCACGGACGTGCACGACTCCATAACAAAAACCTAAG GTACAACTTTCTAGAAAACCTCAATTTCCATGGGGAGGAGAATCACATGGTGGAAGAGCTGAACTTCTTCAGACAGAATGGAGGCTCTTCCATTGTTGAATGCACCACCCTCGGGATCAGCAGGGATGTtggaaaactgaagaaaatctccatggcaacgggcGTGAATGTCGTCTGCGGCACAG GTTATTACACGGCTAACACCCACCCCTCCAACATGGACAGCCTTACACAAGAACAGCTGGTGTCTACCATGGTCAACGACATCACCCGGGGGGCTGATGGGACTGACGTCAGGTGTGGGGTGATCGGGGAGATCGGCTGTTCTTGGCCGATAACAG acaATGAAAGGAAAGTTCTCCAGGCCGCAGCGATCGCACAGAGTGAGACAGGTTGTCCTGTCATCATCCACCCGGGAACCCACACCGACTCGCCTGCTGagatcatccgtattctacagGAAGCTGGCGGTGATGTTGGCGCAACAGTGATGTCCCATCTTGACT GTACGTTTTTCGAGACAGAAGACGTTCTGGAGTTTGCCTCGCTGGGCAGCTATCTAGAGTGGGACTTCTTCGGGGTGGAGGTTTCCCACTGCCAGTGGGCAGACATAGACATGCCGAACGACGCCATGAGGATCAAAATGATCCGCCAGGTGCTGGAGGAGGGACATGCTGACAAAGTTGTCATCTCTCACGATGTGGACACCAAACATCGACTG ATGCACTACGGTGGCCACGGCTACTCCCACATCCTGCTGAATGTTGTACCCATGATGCTCAACAGAGGAATATCCCAGGAAGACATCAACAAGATCCTCGTTGAGAATCCCAAACAATGGCTCGTCTTTAAGTAA